One genomic region from Esox lucius isolate fEsoLuc1 chromosome 24, fEsoLuc1.pri, whole genome shotgun sequence encodes:
- the LOC117593898 gene encoding ufm1-specific protease 1-like, translated as MAYMEDNSAEGIDWGHKSVLGEKKHRCTERNSELTGALPENAHIGLPSPAPDIVKCSLISGDCLYFHYGCDGQDDRGWGCGYRTLQTMAWWLCHSWCPPSPKAKCRPPPSLPEIQHALVAMGDKPASFAGSREWIGTVEASLILDYYYNVPCKVVHVRGGGIELNRAAEELHEHFQSQGSPVMMGGDRDNSSKGILGVCSRPEGQGSYLLVMDPHYYGPPLERAALQRLGLVSWKNVGSLDTSSFYNLCLPQTAKT; from the coding sequence ATGGCTTATATGGAGGATAACAGTGCTGAGGGGATTGACTGGGGTCACAAATCAGtgttgggagaaaaaaaacacagatgtaCAGAACGTAATTCAGAATTGACTGGGGCTCTTCCGGAGAACGCTCACATTGGACTTCCTAGCCCAGCACCAGACATTGTAAAATGCTCCCTAATATCTGGAGACTGTCTTTACTTCCACTATGGGTGTGATGGCCAGGATGACAGGGGCTGGGGCTGTGGCTACCGCACCCTCCAGACCATGGCCTGGTGGCTGTGCCATAGCTGGTGCCCACCATCGCCTAAGGCCAAATGCAGACCCCCACCCAGCCTTCCTGAAATCCAGCACGCCTTGGTGGCAATGGGGGACAAGCCTGCATCATTTGCTGGCTCTCGTGAGTGGATAGGGACGGTCGAAGCAAGCCTGATCCTTGACTACTACTACAATGTCCCCTGTAAAGTGGTCCATGTGCGGGGTGGAGGGATAGAACTGAATAGAGCTGCTGAGGAGCTCCACGAGCACTTCCAGAGCCAGGGGTCACCTGTCATGATGGGAGGGGACCGGGATAACTCTTCCAAGGGCATACTGGGCGTGTGCAGTCGGCCTGAGGGCCAAGGGAGCTACCTGCTGGTGATGGATCCTCACTACTACGGGCCCCCGCTGGAGCGAGCGGCACTGCAGAGGTTGGGATTGGTGTCGTGGAAAAACGTGGGGTCTCTGGATACTAGTTCCTTCTATAACCTGTGTCTGCCTCAGACTGCCAAAACATGA
- the LOC117593897 gene encoding perforin-1-like encodes MSVLKTTVLTLLWLWGAWIPPVLLSCKTGKLKECNAAQPAPGTKLAGEGFDVVTMERKETYVVNMDNWKNNGTCTLCVNPFMEGKTQRLPAAVLDWRALHQCHMKISSTVYDSSEAFVNQSQTEVDAGWKIGLDFGMTPEVKQSIMLGTHSRTARTVMEQSKKDKYSFIKQETHCSYYSYQLIEDPPLHPEFSRSLDRLPSYYNTHSKAEYTRLVATFGTHYIKKVQLGGRVKSVTSLKVCEAALNGYSENEVKDCLEAEASGATNTATAEVNAETKFCKKNNQDRFSSMFKDRINEVVGGKTDGTTDLLFSRTRGTSKAFADWASTLNTVPDIINYSLHPLHVLVKDTNKRAGLKKAVEDYILEHGLVKHCSGKCKSGSKPSAHDSCQCVCQASEEVTNQCCPKEKGLARLTVTIKYAKGLSGDTMSQTDGFVKVYLGNEYKQTGVIENNDNPTWNTVFDFGIFKLSPSSKLKIQVHDDDRTWFKKTPYERLGECIRPIKAGSYNDEMCALDYGNLFYSYTVECAPGLGGPTCGEYIPSPMNSDLSDIYASRNALNMTQDLLAHIRMGRPPVDPLAFMMKQKANDHPRLSALN; translated from the exons ATGTCTG TTCTCAAGACTACTGTGTTGACCCTGTTGTGGCTGTGGGGGGCCTGGATCCCCCCAGTCCTGCTCTCCTGCAAAACAGGCAAACTAAAAGAGTGCAATGCTGCCCAGCCAGCTCCCGGGACCAAGCTGGCTGGTGAGGGTTTTGATGTGGTCACCATGGAGCGCAAGGAGACCTATGTGGTGAACATGGATAACTGGAAGAACAACGGGACCTGTACACTGTGTGTTAACCCTTTCATGGAGGGAAAGACTCAGAGACTCCCAGCGGCTGTGCTGGACTGGAGAGCCTTACACCAATGTCACATGAAGATATCCAGCACGGTCTACGACTCCAGTGAGGCATTTGTGAACCAGAGTCAAACAGag GTAGATGCTGGTTGGAAGATTGGCCTGGACTTTGGCATGACCCCCGAGGTAAAGCAGTCCATCATGTTGGGTACCCACTCCAGAACTGCTAGGACAGTCATGGAGCAGTCCAAGAAGGACAAGTACAGCTTCATCAAACAGGAAACACACTGCTCCTATTACAG TTACCAGTTGATTGAGGACCCTCCTCTACATCCTGAGTTCTCTCGCTCCCTGGATCGTCTCCCTTCCTACTACAACACCCATTCCAAGGCTGAATACACCCGTTTAGTTGCCACCTTTGGCACCCACTACATCAAGAAGGTTCAACTGGGGGGGCGGGTGAAGAGTGTCACCTCTCTAAAAGTGTGTGAGGCAGCACTGAATGGTTACAGCGAGAATGAG gTCAAGGACTGTCTGGAAGCTGAGGCCTCTGGTGCCACCAATACTGCAACAGCCGAAGTCAATGCTGAGACCAAGTTCTGCAAGAAGAACAATCAAGACAGATTTAGCAGCATGTTTAAAGACag GATTAATGAGGTGGTGGGGGGAAAGACGGATGGAACAACTGACCTGCTCTTCTCCAGGACGAGGGGAACCTCCAAGGCCTTCGCTGATTGGGCAAGCACCCTGAACACTGTTCCAGACATCATCAATtactccctccaccccctccacgTATTGGTGAAGGACACCAACAAAAGGGCAGGGCTGAAGAAAGCAGTGGAGGACTACATCCTGGAACACGGCCTGGTCAAGCACTGCTCTGGGAAGTGTAAGAGTGGCTCCAAGCCCAGTGCCCATGACtcctgccagtgtgtgtgtcaggccaGTGAGGAGGTGACCAACCAGTGCTGCCCGAAGGAGAAAGGCCTGGCCCGACTAACGGTCACCATAAAGTACGCCAAGGGCCTTTCTGGGGACACTATGTCACAGACTGACGGCTTTGTCAAG GTGTACTTGGGTAATGAATACAAGCAGACTGGTGTGATCGAAAACAATGACAACCCCACGTGGAACACAGTCTTTGATTTTGGCATTTTCAAGCTCTCCCCGTCCAGTAAGCTCAAGATTCAAGTTCACGACGATGACCGCACCTGGTTCAAGAAGACGCCGTACGAACGTTTAGGGGAGTGCATTCGACCTATCAAAGCAGGGTCTTATAATGATGAAATGTGTGCACTAGATTATGGCAACTTGTTCTACTCCTACACTGTTGAATGTGCCCCAGGACTTGGGGGCCCAACCTGTGGGGAGTACATCCCCTCTCCAATGAACTCTGACCTTTCTGACATCTACGCCTCCCGTAACGCCCTGAACATGACCCAGGATCTACTGGCTCACATCCGGATGGGCCGGCCCCCAGTAGACCCGTTGGCCTTCATGATGAAACAGAAAGCAAATGATCACCCTCGTCTCTCTGCCCTCAATTAG
- the LOC114830303 gene encoding endonuclease domain-containing 1 protein-like, whose amino-acid sequence MVTMRHQSIPSCLSLAVLLCCLRGSRAGVVEDFNHVERCKDSLYMGTPPRGYQFSSPLKKICQRYEDKPCFVTLYDPHKHIPLYSAYIFKKSDGEKRVDFPWMFEPQLASEKGTSNMEPFPQSSSHMHMNFEDSQAVLEDYADVVQYERGHLNPDEHQADPLDKAATYTLTNVVPQVREFNIGPWAEHKDLIRKRLNNYCRGKAYVVTGVTTSGNMIRRNNVDRVAIPEYIWSAYCCTDYDQNAPYFVRYKFPVFGAYGMNDRVNNHLIEVPVNNLEKFLKGRMDVDKNFQIFYNDCVPDS is encoded by the exons ATGGTCACCATGAGACACCAATCAATCCCCTCTTGTCTGTCTCTGGCTGTCCTACTGTGTTGTCTGCGGGGGTCCCGGGCTGGCGTGGTGGAGGACTTCAACCACGTGGAGCGCTGTAAGGACTCCTTGTACATGGGCACCCCGCCGCGGGGCTACCAATTCAGCAGCCCCCTGAAAAAGATCTGCCAGCGTTACGAGGACAAGCCATGCTTCGTCACCCTCTACGacccccacaaacacatcccCCTCTACTCGGCCTACATCTTCAAGAAGTCTGATGGGGAGAAGAGGGTGGATTTTCCCTGGATGTTTGAGCCGCAG TTGGCATCAGAGAAGGGCACGAGCAACATGGAGCCGTTCCCCCAGTCCTCCTCTCACATGCACATGAACTTTGAGGACAGCCAGGCCGTGCTGGAGGACTATGCTGACGTGGTCCAGTACGAGCGCGGCCACCTCAACCCTGACGAGCACCAGGCCGACCCCTTGGACAAAGCCGCCACCTACACCCTGACCAACGTGGTTCCCCAG GTCCGAGAGTTCAACATCGGCCCATGGGCCGAGCACAAGGACCTCATCCGCAAGCGTCTCAACAACTACTGCCGTGGCAAAGCCTATGTGGTCACCGGGGTCACGACCTCTGGGAACATGATCCGTCGCAACAACGTGGACCGTGTTGCCATCCCCGAGTACATATGGTCGGCCTACTGCTGCACAGACTATGACCAGAATGCACCCTATTTCGTACGCTACAAGTTCCCGGTGTTCGGGGCCTACGGGATGAACGACCGTGTCAACAACCACCTGATAGAGGTTCCGGTGAATAACCTGGAGAAATTCCTCAAAGGAAGGATGGACGTTGACAAGAACTTCCAGATCTTCTACAATGACTGTGTGCCTGACTCATAG